From Solidesulfovibrio carbinoliphilus subsp. oakridgensis, the proteins below share one genomic window:
- the tsaB gene encoding tRNA (adenosine(37)-N6)-threonylcarbamoyltransferase complex dimerization subunit type 1 TsaB — protein MASGGAAPGQGPLLVLCGVSPELTVLCGRPGGRVVRRAGTARGQAAETLAPMIASAMAEAGVPASGLGGVACVRGPGSFTGIRVALATALGLSFGAGIPMAGLDFLPLLAASAAKRAGGVVAAVTHARAGQVYLQSFLADGDVLPLGGPEALTLAQACARLADDAAVGPLWLTGEGAMRHRAVLLEAVPLATFLGAEGCEPDPDVVLVAAAGAGYGFDPVEPLYLRPCDAEDNLAGFAAVRGLSPDEAAIRFRQAVTEK, from the coding sequence ATGGCTAGCGGCGGCGCGGCCCCGGGCCAGGGCCCCCTTCTGGTCCTTTGCGGCGTGTCCCCGGAGCTGACGGTCCTTTGCGGCCGTCCCGGGGGCAGGGTCGTCCGCCGGGCCGGGACCGCCCGGGGCCAGGCGGCCGAGACGCTGGCCCCCATGATCGCCTCGGCCATGGCCGAGGCCGGGGTTCCCGCGTCCGGCCTTGGCGGGGTGGCCTGCGTGCGGGGCCCGGGGAGCTTCACCGGCATCCGGGTGGCCCTGGCCACGGCCCTTGGCCTGTCCTTTGGCGCGGGCATTCCCATGGCCGGACTCGATTTCCTGCCGCTTCTGGCCGCCTCGGCCGCCAAACGGGCCGGGGGCGTGGTCGCGGCCGTGACCCACGCCCGGGCCGGCCAGGTCTATCTCCAGTCGTTTCTGGCCGACGGCGACGTCCTGCCGCTCGGGGGCCCGGAAGCCCTCACCCTGGCCCAGGCCTGCGCGCGTCTGGCCGACGACGCGGCCGTCGGCCCCCTGTGGCTGACCGGCGAGGGGGCCATGCGCCATCGGGCCGTTCTGCTCGAAGCCGTGCCCCTGGCCACGTTCCTCGGCGCGGAGGGCTGCGAGCCCGATCCGGACGTGGTCCTGGTTGCGGCCGCCGGGGCCGGCTACGGCTTCGACCCGGTGGAGCCGCTTTATCTGCGGCCCTGCGACGCCGAGGACAATCTGGCCGGCTTCGCGGCCGTGCGCGGCCTGTCGCCGGACGAGGCCGCCATCCGCTTCCGGCAGGCCGTGACCGAAAAGTAG
- a CDS encoding phosphatidate cytidylyltransferase, with translation MSTLGASQKKRILTAAVGLPVLAAAVAVGGWPLGVLVAAVSVVGMREFFAMTGRPGPVLEWTGLVLGAVAAGSAVWGGWPLLAAVLALALWLEQFDFLRRFAGRGETAPPRGGLAAALLYVPFSLRFLCLFSAVETAFVLAVVMAADTGAYYAGHLIGGPKVWPAVSPGKTWAGTGGGLVAAALVALAFGAFGRPLAGPLPLAGLGLAMAAVSQMGDFFESALKRAAGVKDSGTLLPGHGGVLDRIDGLLPAILAYAACRPWLGLG, from the coding sequence TTGAGCACGCTTGGCGCATCGCAAAAAAAACGGATTTTGACCGCCGCCGTCGGCCTGCCGGTCCTGGCCGCGGCCGTGGCTGTCGGCGGCTGGCCGCTTGGCGTCCTGGTGGCCGCTGTCTCGGTTGTCGGCATGCGGGAATTTTTCGCCATGACCGGCCGGCCCGGCCCGGTCCTCGAGTGGACGGGCCTGGTTCTTGGGGCCGTGGCGGCAGGAAGCGCCGTATGGGGCGGCTGGCCGCTTCTGGCCGCCGTCCTGGCCCTGGCCCTGTGGCTCGAGCAGTTCGATTTCCTGCGCCGCTTCGCCGGCCGGGGCGAGACGGCCCCGCCGCGCGGGGGGCTGGCGGCCGCCCTTTTGTACGTGCCCTTTTCCCTGCGGTTTCTGTGCCTTTTTTCGGCCGTGGAAACGGCCTTCGTCCTGGCCGTGGTCATGGCCGCCGACACGGGCGCCTATTATGCCGGCCACCTGATCGGCGGCCCCAAGGTCTGGCCGGCGGTCAGCCCGGGCAAGACCTGGGCCGGGACCGGCGGCGGGCTCGTGGCCGCCGCCCTGGTCGCCCTGGCCTTCGGGGCCTTCGGGCGCCCCTTGGCCGGCCCCCTGCCCCTGGCCGGGCTGGGGCTGGCCATGGCCGCCGTCTCCCAGATGGGCGACTTTTTCGAATCCGCCCTCAAGCGCGCCGCCGGGGTCAAGGATTCGGGCACGCTCCTGCCCGGCCACGGCGGCGTGCTCGACCGCATCGACGGGCTTTTGCCCGCCATCCTGGCCTATGCCGCCTGCCGGCCCTGGCTCGGGCTCGGCTAA
- the rseP gene encoding RIP metalloprotease RseP gives MIESILAVALVLGGLIFFHELGHFLAARAFGMGVVTFSLGFGPKLFGFTRGATRYVLSAIPLGGYVQLVAQDPDDPVPDGFPPEAQFRLRPAWQRMIVVAAGPVFNFLLAWLLFWGLLVAEGRFEMLPVVGQVQKDSPAEVAGIKAGDTVLDVNGVPVANWDALATAIRGGGGKAVTLTVSREGGQETFSLTPAMRTVKNLFGEEESAPLVGIVASGKTRTVPLGPGLAAGEAVHQTWNVVVVTYTGLLKLIERVVPLDSLGGPIMIAQMVSKQASEGLGNVVALAALISVNLGVLNLLPIPVLDGGHLLFYAIEMVMRRPVSPRMRALTTKLGLAFLIGLMILATVNDIRRQMSVLDG, from the coding sequence ATGATCGAAAGCATCCTCGCCGTGGCCCTGGTCCTCGGAGGGCTCATCTTCTTCCACGAACTGGGGCACTTCCTGGCCGCCCGGGCCTTCGGCATGGGCGTGGTCACCTTTTCCCTGGGCTTTGGCCCGAAACTCTTCGGCTTCACCCGGGGGGCCACCCGCTATGTCTTGTCGGCCATTCCGCTCGGCGGTTACGTCCAGCTGGTGGCCCAGGACCCGGACGACCCGGTGCCGGACGGATTTCCGCCCGAGGCCCAGTTCCGCCTGCGCCCGGCCTGGCAGCGCATGATCGTGGTGGCCGCCGGCCCGGTCTTCAACTTTCTCCTGGCCTGGCTCCTGTTCTGGGGCCTGCTCGTGGCCGAGGGCCGGTTCGAAATGCTGCCCGTGGTCGGGCAGGTGCAAAAGGACAGCCCGGCCGAAGTGGCGGGCATCAAGGCCGGGGACACCGTCCTTGACGTCAACGGCGTGCCGGTCGCCAACTGGGACGCCCTGGCCACGGCCATCCGCGGCGGCGGCGGCAAGGCCGTGACCCTGACCGTCAGCCGCGAGGGCGGGCAGGAGACCTTCTCCCTGACCCCGGCCATGCGCACGGTCAAGAACCTCTTTGGCGAAGAGGAAAGCGCGCCCCTGGTCGGCATCGTGGCTTCGGGCAAGACCCGGACCGTGCCGCTCGGGCCGGGCCTGGCCGCCGGCGAGGCCGTGCACCAGACCTGGAACGTGGTGGTGGTCACCTACACGGGACTTTTGAAGCTCATCGAACGGGTCGTTCCCCTCGACAGCCTCGGCGGTCCGATCATGATCGCCCAGATGGTCAGCAAGCAGGCCTCGGAAGGCCTTGGCAACGTGGTGGCCCTGGCCGCGCTCATCAGCGTCAACCTCGGCGTCCTGAACCTGCTCCCCATCCCGGTCCTCGACGGCGGGCACCTGCTTTTCTACGCCATCGAGATGGTCATGCGCCGGCCGGTCAGCCCGCGCATGCGGGCCCTCACCACCAAGCTCGGCCTGGCCTTTCTGATCGGCCTCATGATCCTGGCCACGGTCAACGACATCCGCCGCCAGATGAGCGTCCTCGATGGCTAG
- a CDS encoding sensor histidine kinase has product MSDPHYYRSLTRTMVAWVAAVALTPLLVCAAVLGYEFHTAYQTKVVAHLEELVLKHKQQIGAFLRESAAELRVLTELAPFADFADDRKLAELLATMQQEHGGVFVDLGLVDPAGALVAYAGPFRLGRADYADSPWFAAARKSDLTISDVFLGLRGLPHFVVAVRRTHDGKDWLVRSTIDFQAFNRLVENIGQGATGQAFILSARGEFQTKPRRGLPVDAASLRARIWNGPDGGPGMPEDRTMVFTLTPESGRPIVYVATLFKDGQWALVYQQDEADAFPALYRARLLGLAIVVVGGVGILAAAWLLARRMAGRIAAADAERDLLNDQVIEAGKLASVGELAAGIAHEINNPVAIMMEEAGWVADILADDDHSTPDNLTEMRRALDQIRLQGTRCKEITHKLLSFARKTDSRLKELDLNELVAEMAELSDKRARYVNVRIKTDLAPGLPHVAGSPSELQQLVLNLVNNAMDAMERNGGDLTLATRLAGDRVELVVSDTGHGMPKAVSARIFEPFFTTKAVGKGTGLGLSICYGIVKKIGGEITVESAPEQGATFRVFLPAAAPAPAGAPAGPVRS; this is encoded by the coding sequence TTGAGCGACCCCCATTACTACCGGTCCCTGACCCGGACCATGGTGGCCTGGGTGGCGGCCGTGGCCCTGACGCCGCTTCTGGTCTGCGCGGCCGTGCTCGGCTACGAGTTCCACACCGCCTACCAGACCAAGGTGGTGGCCCACCTGGAGGAGCTGGTCCTCAAGCACAAGCAGCAGATCGGCGCGTTTTTGCGGGAATCGGCCGCCGAACTCCGGGTCCTGACCGAGCTGGCCCCGTTCGCCGATTTCGCGGACGACAGGAAGCTGGCCGAGCTGCTGGCCACCATGCAGCAGGAGCACGGCGGCGTGTTCGTGGACCTGGGGCTGGTCGATCCGGCCGGGGCCCTTGTGGCCTACGCCGGGCCGTTTCGCCTGGGCCGGGCCGATTACGCCGATTCCCCCTGGTTCGCGGCCGCCCGGAAAAGCGACCTGACCATAAGCGACGTCTTTCTCGGGCTGCGCGGCCTGCCCCATTTCGTGGTGGCGGTCCGGCGCACCCATGACGGCAAGGACTGGCTCGTCCGCTCCACCATCGATTTCCAGGCTTTTAACCGTCTGGTCGAAAACATCGGCCAGGGGGCCACGGGCCAGGCCTTCATCCTCTCGGCCCGGGGGGAGTTCCAGACCAAGCCCCGGCGCGGCCTGCCCGTGGACGCGGCCTCGCTTCGGGCCCGCATCTGGAACGGTCCGGACGGCGGGCCGGGCATGCCCGAGGACCGGACCATGGTCTTCACCCTGACCCCGGAGTCGGGCCGGCCGATCGTCTACGTGGCCACGCTTTTCAAGGACGGCCAGTGGGCCCTCGTCTACCAGCAGGACGAGGCCGACGCCTTTCCGGCCCTGTACCGGGCCAGGCTCCTCGGGCTCGCCATCGTGGTCGTCGGCGGCGTCGGCATCCTGGCCGCCGCCTGGCTCCTGGCCCGGCGCATGGCCGGCCGCATCGCCGCGGCCGACGCCGAGCGCGACCTCCTAAACGACCAGGTCATCGAGGCCGGCAAGCTGGCCTCGGTGGGGGAGCTGGCCGCGGGCATCGCCCACGAGATCAACAACCCCGTGGCCATCATGATGGAAGAGGCCGGCTGGGTGGCCGACATCCTGGCCGACGACGACCACTCGACCCCGGACAACCTGACCGAGATGCGCCGGGCCCTGGACCAGATCCGGCTGCAAGGCACGCGGTGCAAGGAAATCACCCACAAGCTCCTGAGCTTCGCCCGCAAGACCGACTCGCGGCTCAAGGAACTGGATTTGAACGAACTGGTGGCCGAGATGGCCGAGCTGTCGGATAAGCGGGCCCGCTACGTCAACGTGCGCATCAAAACCGATCTGGCCCCGGGCCTGCCCCATGTGGCCGGTTCGCCGTCGGAATTGCAGCAGCTGGTCCTGAACCTCGTCAACAACGCCATGGACGCCATGGAGCGAAACGGCGGCGACCTGACGCTGGCCACGCGTCTGGCCGGCGACCGGGTGGAGCTTGTCGTGTCCGACACCGGGCACGGCATGCCCAAAGCCGTGTCGGCCCGGATCTTCGAGCCCTTTTTCACCACCAAGGCCGTGGGCAAGGGCACGGGACTCGGCCTTTCCATCTGCTACGGCATCGTCAAGAAAATCGGCGGCGAGATCACCGTGGAATCGGCTCCCGAGCAGGGGGCCACCTTCCGGGTCTTCCTGCCGGCGGCGGCTCCGGCTCCGGCCGGGGCCCCGGCCGGTCCGGTCCGGTCCTAG
- the dxr gene encoding 1-deoxy-D-xylulose-5-phosphate reductoisomerase translates to MTRHPAGQPALVPTSPAPAPAGDGYISSLAVAAPDRPRRLAVLGATGSIGVSALRVAAEHPDRYAVAGLAGATNVQLLAEQAAAFRPPVLAVLTEAGARALAALLPAGYRPDILVGPEGYAAMARLPEADVVVSAIVGAAGLVPTLAAVAAGKVVALANKESLVLAGDLIRELARSSGAVILPVDSEHNALFQALGGAGLPDLPLVERLVLTASGGPFRTMPRAALEAATPAMALNHPTWSMGPKISVDSATLMNKGLEVIEACRLYGLPVSQVEVVVHPQSIVHSLAQLHDGSLLAHLGPPDMRVAIAYCLGYPERLPLSGPRVDLVKLASLTFEAPREDAFPCLSLARQALAAGPSHTVVLNAANEAAVALFLAGELPFMAIATTIEAALAAHAGCPVADARAIMDLDGRVRDAATKRAKGRK, encoded by the coding sequence ATGACCAGACACCCCGCCGGCCAGCCGGCCCTTGTCCCGACGTCCCCCGCCCCGGCCCCGGCCGGTGACGGCTACATCTCCTCCCTTGCCGTCGCGGCCCCGGACCGCCCCCGGCGGCTGGCCGTGCTCGGAGCCACGGGCTCCATCGGCGTCAGCGCCCTGCGGGTGGCGGCCGAACACCCGGACAGGTACGCCGTCGCCGGCCTGGCCGGCGCGACCAACGTGCAGCTTCTGGCCGAACAGGCCGCGGCCTTCCGTCCCCCGGTCCTGGCCGTCCTGACCGAGGCCGGGGCCCGGGCCCTGGCCGCCCTGCTCCCGGCCGGCTACAGGCCGGACATCCTGGTCGGCCCGGAAGGCTACGCCGCCATGGCCAGGCTTCCGGAGGCCGACGTGGTGGTCTCGGCCATCGTGGGCGCGGCCGGGCTGGTGCCGACCTTGGCCGCCGTGGCCGCCGGCAAGGTGGTGGCGCTGGCCAACAAGGAGTCCCTCGTCCTCGCCGGCGACCTCATCCGGGAGCTGGCCCGGTCCTCGGGCGCGGTCATCCTGCCGGTCGACTCCGAGCACAACGCCCTTTTCCAGGCCCTGGGCGGGGCCGGGCTGCCGGATCTGCCCCTGGTCGAGCGGCTGGTGCTGACGGCTTCCGGGGGCCCCTTCCGGACCATGCCGCGGGCCGCCCTCGAGGCGGCCACCCCGGCCATGGCGCTCAATCATCCCACCTGGTCCATGGGCCCCAAAATCAGCGTGGATTCGGCCACGCTCATGAACAAGGGCCTGGAGGTCATCGAGGCCTGCCGCCTCTACGGCCTGCCCGTCTCCCAGGTGGAGGTGGTGGTCCACCCCCAGAGCATCGTCCACTCCCTGGCCCAGCTCCACGACGGGTCGCTCCTGGCCCACCTCGGCCCCCCGGACATGCGGGTGGCCATCGCCTATTGCCTGGGCTATCCCGAACGCCTGCCCCTGTCCGGGCCGCGCGTGGATCTGGTCAAGCTCGCCTCGCTGACCTTCGAGGCCCCGCGCGAGGACGCCTTTCCCTGCCTGTCCCTGGCCCGGCAGGCCCTGGCCGCCGGCCCCAGCCACACGGTCGTCCTCAATGCCGCCAACGAGGCGGCGGTGGCCCTGTTCCTGGCCGGGGAGCTGCCCTTCATGGCCATCGCCACGACCATCGAGGCGGCGCTTGCCGCCCATGCCGGCTGCCCCGTGGCCGACGCCCGGGCCATCATGGACCTCGACGGCCGGGTCCGCGATGCCGCGACCAAGCGTGCCAAAGGGCGCAAGTGA
- a CDS encoding response regulator, with product MSEQPLRLLLVDDEAGFTEVLAKRLRRRGHAVRVALSGAEALRVLRENDFDAAVCDLKMMDMDGIEVLKIFKKMVPGLPVVMLTGHGSEEAAKDGLSAGASDYLLKPCDIDELLGKLAAVVAAARERGEDRGAAPDPAGGDHPPRTP from the coding sequence ATGAGCGAACAGCCCTTGCGGCTTTTACTGGTCGACGACGAGGCCGGCTTTACCGAGGTGCTGGCCAAGCGGCTGCGCCGCCGGGGACACGCCGTCCGGGTGGCCCTGTCCGGGGCCGAGGCCCTGCGCGTTCTTCGGGAAAACGATTTCGACGCGGCGGTCTGCGATCTCAAGATGATGGACATGGACGGCATCGAGGTCCTGAAGATCTTCAAGAAGATGGTCCCCGGCCTGCCGGTGGTCATGCTGACCGGGCACGGCTCCGAAGAGGCGGCCAAGGACGGGCTCTCGGCCGGGGCGTCCGACTACCTGCTCAAGCCCTGCGACATCGACGAGCTGCTCGGCAAGCTCGCCGCCGTCGTGGCCGCGGCCCGGGAGCGGGGAGAAGACCGGGGCGCCGCCCCGGACCCCGCTGGGGGGGATCATCCCCCCCGGACCCCCTGA
- a CDS encoding flagellin: MSLVINHNMMAATAARNLSNSYSALATSTNRLSSGLRITTAADDAAGLAIRELMRSDIAATNQGVRNANDAISMIQTADGALQVVDEKLIRMKELAEQASTGTYTSDQRLIIDSEYQAMASEITRIANATDFNGIYLLNGNLSGATHSGSGINSSGKLKVHFGSGNNSAEDYYYVQIGTSTASALGVGIGAASSAKGRSISTQELAQKALDAIKTAIVSKDKIRANLGALQNRLENTISNLQIQSENLQAAESQISDVDVATEMTQFVRNQILTQSAVAMLSQANSLPRMAMQLIGG; the protein is encoded by the coding sequence ATGTCGCTCGTGATCAATCACAACATGATGGCCGCCACGGCCGCCCGCAACCTGTCCAACTCGTACAGCGCCCTGGCCACCTCGACCAACCGCCTGTCGTCGGGCCTGCGCATCACCACCGCGGCCGACGACGCCGCCGGCCTGGCCATCCGCGAGCTCATGCGCTCGGACATCGCGGCCACCAACCAGGGTGTCCGCAACGCCAACGACGCCATCTCCATGATCCAGACGGCCGACGGCGCGCTCCAGGTCGTGGACGAAAAGCTCATCCGCATGAAGGAACTGGCCGAACAGGCCTCCACCGGCACCTACACCTCGGACCAGCGCCTGATCATCGACTCGGAATACCAGGCCATGGCCTCGGAAATCACCCGAATCGCCAATGCCACGGATTTCAACGGCATCTATCTTTTGAACGGCAACCTGTCCGGCGCCACCCACAGCGGCAGTGGCATCAACTCCTCCGGCAAGCTCAAGGTCCATTTCGGTTCCGGCAACAACAGCGCCGAGGACTACTACTACGTCCAGATCGGCACCTCCACGGCCTCGGCCCTGGGCGTCGGCATCGGCGCGGCCTCGTCGGCCAAGGGCCGCAGCATCTCCACCCAGGAGCTGGCCCAGAAGGCCCTCGACGCCATCAAGACCGCCATCGTGTCCAAGGACAAGATCCGGGCCAACCTGGGCGCCCTCCAGAACCGCCTGGAGAACACCATCTCCAACCTGCAGATCCAGAGCGAAAACCTGCAGGCGGCCGAGTCCCAGATCTCGGACGTGGACGTGGCCACGGAAATGACCCAGTTCGTGCGCAACCAGATCCTGACCCAGTCGGCGGTGGCCATGCTCTCCCAGGCCAACTCCCTGCCCAGGATGGCCATGCAGCTCATCGGCGGCTAA
- the ahbC gene encoding 12,18-didecarboxysiroheme deacetylase: MIGISKLYCGGVEPSDALRYGRQSGQLPSHLLQFSKDKKPVVVWNMTRRCNLKCVHCYAKAVDPEGVDDIGTAEAKAMIDDLAAYGAPVMLFSGGEPLVRKDLTELASHATGKGMRAVISTNGTLITREKARELKSVGLSYVGISLDGGEAIHDRFRGVAGSYKKALAGIENCQKEGLKVGLRFTINNRNAGEVPLLFDLLRDLEVPRICFYHLVYAGRGSELIKEDLDHAATRALLDVIMDRTRALHDAGLPKEVLTVDNHADGPYVYLRLLREDPARAAEVMELLSFNEGNNSGRGIGCISWDGKVHADQFWRNHVFGNVRERPFSEIWDDPNIELLAKLKEKKRHVTGRCAGCRYLSICGGNFRARAEAVYDDVWAPDPACFLTDDEIRPDE, translated from the coding sequence ATGATCGGCATATCAAAGCTTTATTGCGGCGGCGTGGAACCGTCAGACGCCCTGCGCTACGGCCGCCAATCCGGCCAGCTCCCGTCGCATCTCCTGCAATTTTCCAAAGATAAAAAGCCTGTCGTGGTCTGGAACATGACCCGGCGGTGCAATCTCAAGTGCGTGCACTGCTACGCCAAGGCCGTGGACCCCGAAGGCGTCGACGACATCGGCACGGCGGAAGCCAAGGCCATGATCGACGATCTGGCCGCCTACGGCGCGCCGGTCATGCTCTTTTCCGGCGGCGAGCCGCTGGTGCGCAAGGACCTGACCGAGCTGGCCTCCCACGCCACGGGCAAGGGCATGCGGGCCGTCATCTCGACCAACGGCACGCTCATTACCCGCGAAAAGGCCCGGGAGCTCAAGTCCGTGGGCCTGTCCTACGTCGGCATCTCCCTGGACGGCGGGGAAGCCATCCACGACCGTTTTCGCGGCGTGGCCGGGTCTTACAAAAAGGCCCTGGCCGGCATCGAGAACTGCCAGAAGGAAGGCCTCAAGGTCGGGCTGCGGTTCACCATCAACAACCGCAACGCCGGCGAAGTGCCGCTTCTCTTCGACCTGTTGCGCGACCTCGAAGTGCCGCGCATCTGTTTCTACCACCTGGTCTACGCCGGCCGGGGGTCGGAACTCATCAAGGAAGACCTGGACCACGCCGCCACCCGGGCCCTGCTCGACGTCATCATGGACCGGACCCGGGCTCTCCACGACGCCGGCCTGCCCAAAGAGGTGCTGACCGTGGACAACCACGCCGACGGCCCCTACGTCTACCTGCGCCTGTTGCGCGAGGACCCGGCCCGGGCGGCCGAGGTGATGGAGCTTCTTTCTTTCAACGAGGGCAACAACTCCGGCCGGGGCATCGGCTGCATCTCCTGGGACGGCAAGGTCCACGCCGACCAGTTCTGGCGCAACCACGTCTTTGGCAACGTCCGCGAGCGTCCCTTCTCCGAGATCTGGGACGATCCGAACATCGAACTTTTGGCCAAGCTCAAGGAGAAGAAGCGGCACGTCACGGGACGCTGCGCCGGCTGCCGCTACCTCTCCATCTGCGGCGGCAACTTCCGGGCCAGGGCCGAGGCCGTCTACGACGACGTCTGGGCCCCGGATCCGGCCTGCTTCCTGACCGACGACGAGATCCGGCCCGACGAATAG
- a CDS encoding class I SAM-dependent methyltransferase, with the protein MNDDVARFDARAAAWDANPFRRKLTRDIATAMDAAGLFREPVAEALDFGCGTGLLTLELARRCDRVTGLDTSPGMLAELDAKIEAAGLENVTTLLVDLEAGEPLPGRYELAASAMAFHHVAGPEAVLRRLFAGLAGGGRLALADLDSEGGLFHDDNAGVHHFGFDRFDLADMLAGIGFTGIDARTAATLEKPGKDGTVRPFTVFLMTARRP; encoded by the coding sequence ATGAACGACGACGTCGCCCGGTTTGACGCCAGGGCCGCTGCCTGGGACGCGAACCCCTTTCGCCGCAAGCTCACCCGGGACATCGCCACGGCCATGGACGCGGCCGGCCTCTTCCGGGAGCCGGTGGCCGAGGCCCTGGATTTCGGCTGCGGCACCGGCCTTCTTACCTTGGAACTGGCCCGCCGGTGCGACCGGGTCACCGGCCTTGACACCTCGCCCGGCATGCTGGCCGAGCTCGACGCCAAGATCGAGGCGGCGGGCCTGGAGAACGTCACCACCCTGCTGGTCGACCTGGAGGCCGGCGAGCCGCTCCCCGGGCGCTACGAGCTGGCGGCCAGCGCCATGGCCTTCCACCACGTGGCCGGGCCGGAAGCGGTGCTCCGGCGGCTTTTCGCCGGCCTGGCCGGGGGCGGCCGGCTGGCCCTGGCCGACCTCGACAGCGAGGGGGGGCTGTTCCACGACGACAACGCCGGGGTCCACCATTTCGGCTTCGACCGCTTCGATCTGGCCGATATGCTGGCCGGCATCGGCTTTACCGGCATCGACGCCCGGACGGCGGCCACCCTCGAAAAGCCGGGAAAGGACGGAACCGTCCGTCCCTTCACCGTTTTCCTCATGACCGCCCGCCGTCCCTAG